A single window of Vibrio stylophorae DNA harbors:
- the helD gene encoding DNA helicase IV — protein MQLQASAFAAFLNRWDFHQVALSQDGLVLTGRDQNQIPLPFRQWSGAFRLKRELCWSRLTLDGVVNAQGEAVAPVALFGLPWLEAQQFVQRLAQQFESWRQHMDVQLKAFIFQANEALSQSVAQRQSLMRDSELHQLQQRLEQLMAEHQLTLPLLHAQYATQVSHLLPWLEQGKATQRKLNDALQPQLIARWQPWFAQSSAHPLNDSQQRAILEHNDATLILAGAGSGKTHVLTLKAAWLVAAKLAKAEQICLLAFGRDAKTQMADKLSSMGLGAIKVKTFHSLAFELVSQNQTITISPLADKASARKAWLATQLADLWQQSAHLRRWQKLVQEVPGLKGDKPLAEQVNQKKLQQWCWQQIDLLSQMGLNKKSLTMQLQAQQPSTGLAAAEILALIWPLYSRYLQALTETNSLDYAQLIRVASELMDKGKIQCPWHYLLVDEYQDISALRQQFLQHLRQACPQKMATALIAVGDDWQAIYGFTGAQIKLTTEFKSLHAGAVLRYLDTTYRFSQNLGQVANDFVLQNPYQQYKPLNSLTQGDGAAVTLAPQAQLGPLLMKLSQTHHQAPVSVLILARQHHQLAGLNFEPKALPGVQLSTMTVHASKGQEADFVIVLGMDQGLFPVELRTDWSVQLQQCLMPIEDDFMDSEERRLFYVALTRARRHVWLLSGATPSRFVLELRHEAGVENKLRALP, from the coding sequence ATGCAGCTGCAAGCGAGCGCATTTGCCGCATTTTTAAATCGCTGGGATTTTCATCAAGTCGCGCTAAGCCAAGATGGGTTAGTGCTTACTGGGCGCGATCAAAATCAAATTCCATTGCCATTTCGCCAGTGGTCGGGTGCATTTCGTCTAAAGCGCGAGCTGTGTTGGTCGCGTTTAACACTCGATGGCGTGGTCAATGCGCAGGGGGAAGCGGTCGCGCCTGTGGCGCTATTTGGGTTGCCTTGGCTTGAAGCGCAGCAATTTGTTCAGCGTTTAGCGCAGCAGTTTGAGTCTTGGCGGCAACATATGGATGTGCAGCTGAAGGCCTTTATCTTTCAAGCCAATGAAGCGCTGTCACAAAGCGTGGCGCAGCGCCAATCTTTAATGCGTGATAGTGAACTGCATCAGTTGCAACAGCGTCTCGAGCAATTAATGGCTGAACATCAGCTCACTTTGCCGCTTTTACATGCGCAATACGCAACCCAAGTGTCACATCTATTGCCTTGGCTTGAGCAAGGTAAAGCGACACAGCGCAAACTCAATGATGCATTGCAACCACAATTAATAGCGCGCTGGCAGCCTTGGTTTGCGCAAAGTAGTGCGCATCCGCTGAATGACAGTCAGCAACGCGCGATCCTTGAGCACAATGATGCAACCCTGATTTTGGCAGGTGCTGGCTCAGGGAAAACCCATGTCTTAACGTTAAAAGCGGCTTGGCTGGTGGCGGCTAAATTAGCAAAAGCTGAGCAAATCTGTTTGCTGGCCTTTGGTCGCGATGCGAAAACGCAGATGGCTGATAAATTATCAAGCATGGGGCTCGGCGCGATTAAGGTGAAAACTTTTCATAGTTTGGCCTTTGAGTTGGTCAGTCAAAATCAGACGATCACCATTTCACCGTTGGCCGATAAAGCTAGCGCTCGAAAAGCATGGCTGGCAACGCAGTTGGCTGATTTGTGGCAGCAAAGCGCGCACTTGCGCCGCTGGCAAAAGCTGGTGCAAGAAGTGCCAGGCTTAAAAGGTGATAAGCCACTGGCAGAGCAGGTTAATCAAAAAAAATTGCAGCAGTGGTGCTGGCAACAGATCGATTTGCTGAGTCAAATGGGACTCAACAAAAAATCGCTGACTATGCAGCTGCAAGCGCAACAGCCAAGCACAGGTCTTGCTGCTGCGGAGATTTTGGCGCTGATTTGGCCGCTTTATAGCCGCTATTTACAAGCCTTAACTGAAACCAATAGCTTGGATTATGCGCAGCTGATTCGCGTGGCAAGTGAGCTGATGGATAAAGGCAAAATTCAGTGCCCTTGGCATTATTTGCTGGTTGATGAATACCAAGATATTTCAGCGCTGCGCCAGCAATTTTTGCAGCACTTACGCCAAGCATGCCCACAAAAAATGGCTACGGCCTTGATCGCGGTGGGGGATGATTGGCAGGCAATTTATGGATTTACGGGTGCGCAAATTAAACTGACTACTGAGTTTAAATCCCTGCATGCTGGTGCGGTGTTACGCTATCTCGATACGACTTATCGCTTTTCACAAAATTTAGGGCAAGTGGCCAATGACTTTGTTTTGCAAAATCCATATCAGCAATACAAGCCACTGAATAGCCTCACGCAGGGTGATGGGGCGGCCGTGACCCTAGCACCGCAGGCGCAGCTTGGCCCGCTATTGATGAAACTCAGCCAGACGCATCATCAAGCGCCAGTTTCTGTGCTCATTTTGGCTCGGCAACATCATCAATTGGCGGGATTAAATTTTGAACCTAAGGCGTTGCCAGGTGTGCAGCTGAGCACCATGACGGTTCATGCAAGCAAAGGACAAGAAGCAGACTTTGTGATTGTACTTGGCATGGACCAAGGCCTTTTCCCTGTCGAATTGCGTACCGATTGGTCGGTTCAGCTTCAACAGTGCCTGATGCCCATTGAAGATGACTTTATGGATAGTGAAGAGCGGCGCTTGTTTTATGTGGCTTTAACACGAGCTCGTCGCCATGTTTGGTTGTTATCTGGCGCAACGCCATCACGTTTTGTTCTTGAATTGCGCCATGAGGCGGGTGTTGAGAACAAATTGCGGGCACTGCCTTAG
- the yccS gene encoding YccS family putative transporter, giving the protein MMPWSVPTSIRRWMAQETTAVSLRVMLALLSVAIPAWYLQTTHHIIPFVLGIIAAALAETDDSLRGKSKSLLMTLLCFAIASFSVELLFPYPWLFCLGLFSSCFGFIMLGAIGPRYASIAFASILLAIYTMIGAHVDGAIWEQPAALLMGAASYGALSLFWQWRWPLQSSQRKVADVFEVLANTFAIKAELIAPVRDLNPQPYRLRAAQNNATVVQHLDLAKNALLQRARRKRFAAPNERLLSLYFLAQDIHERINSTHYRYQELSQDFHHSDVLFRCQRLLQLQQQACLDLAHSLRTGQRYEHAALNQQALYELHHSVSYLKGHRKLQWQASLRQLDYLSQNLSAVEQQLQSLTQSDGASLVIESNTDERTLADNNPHTLVTMWQQVRSQLSLQSPLCRHAIRLSSMLTLGYILIQAFNISMGYWIMLTTLFVCQPTYSETKKKLGQRVAGTLVGLMVGIPLLYLVPSAEGQLAIMVFTGVLFFIYRTKQYAFATCFITLLVLSCFNQFGEGYAVMLPRLGDTLLGCILAVLAVIYVLPDWQAKRLPKAMAETLAANSDYLDQVLIQYRTGKRDDLAYRVARRQAHNADARLTNIVTAMLGEPERRRYATDASFRFLCLSHALLNYISALGAHRARIEDSEVHLFVNQAHGSIHQALDTLVKKVEKNDQTLCSHCLLDAKPDNLGHLSEQGQLITQQLELIHRLLPEFDQLVNRLIQVTQGQSLNQTTEQNQK; this is encoded by the coding sequence ATGATGCCTTGGTCTGTACCTACCTCAATTCGCCGCTGGATGGCGCAAGAAACCACTGCGGTCAGCTTACGTGTGATGCTCGCACTTCTCTCGGTCGCAATCCCAGCTTGGTACTTACAAACCACCCATCATATTATCCCTTTCGTCTTAGGGATCATTGCGGCTGCTTTGGCAGAAACTGATGATAGTTTGCGCGGTAAGAGTAAGTCTTTATTGATGACTTTGCTCTGTTTTGCCATCGCCTCTTTTTCTGTAGAACTTCTCTTTCCCTACCCTTGGCTATTTTGCTTAGGCCTGTTTAGCTCCTGTTTTGGCTTTATTATGCTGGGTGCCATTGGTCCTCGCTACGCCAGCATCGCCTTTGCTTCAATCTTACTTGCCATTTACACCATGATTGGAGCCCACGTTGATGGCGCAATTTGGGAACAACCCGCAGCCCTTTTGATGGGCGCGGCAAGTTATGGTGCGCTCTCATTGTTTTGGCAGTGGCGCTGGCCGCTACAATCCTCACAGCGCAAAGTCGCTGATGTATTTGAAGTGCTCGCGAATACCTTTGCCATTAAAGCAGAGCTCATTGCGCCAGTGCGCGATCTCAATCCTCAGCCCTATCGCCTGCGCGCCGCACAAAACAACGCCACCGTGGTACAGCACTTAGATTTAGCCAAAAACGCACTGCTTCAACGCGCCCGTCGCAAACGCTTTGCCGCGCCCAATGAGCGGTTATTATCACTCTATTTCCTCGCGCAAGATATTCACGAGCGAATCAACTCAACCCACTATCGCTATCAAGAATTATCGCAAGATTTTCATCACAGCGATGTGCTCTTTCGTTGTCAGCGCTTACTGCAACTACAACAGCAAGCATGCCTCGATTTGGCGCACAGTCTGCGCACAGGCCAGCGCTATGAGCACGCAGCGCTCAATCAACAGGCGCTCTATGAATTGCATCACTCAGTGTCTTATTTAAAAGGCCATCGCAAACTGCAATGGCAAGCGTCGCTACGCCAATTGGATTATCTCAGCCAAAATCTCAGTGCCGTTGAGCAACAACTGCAAAGTCTGACCCAATCTGATGGCGCATCCTTGGTGATTGAGAGCAACACCGATGAGCGCACGCTCGCAGACAACAACCCGCATACCTTGGTCACCATGTGGCAACAGGTGCGCAGCCAACTGAGCTTACAAAGCCCCCTGTGCCGCCATGCCATTCGCCTTTCAAGCATGCTGACCTTGGGATATATCCTGATTCAAGCCTTTAACATATCCATGGGCTACTGGATCATGCTGACCACCTTGTTTGTCTGCCAACCCACCTATAGTGAAACCAAGAAAAAATTGGGCCAGCGTGTTGCCGGGACATTGGTTGGCTTAATGGTCGGGATCCCCCTACTTTATTTGGTTCCCTCTGCCGAAGGGCAACTGGCGATCATGGTATTTACCGGCGTGCTCTTTTTTATCTATCGCACCAAGCAATATGCCTTTGCGACCTGCTTTATCACCCTATTGGTTCTTTCTTGTTTCAATCAATTTGGTGAAGGTTATGCCGTCATGCTACCGCGGCTTGGCGATACCCTGCTGGGCTGTATTTTAGCGGTACTCGCGGTGATCTATGTTTTACCCGACTGGCAAGCCAAGCGACTACCCAAGGCGATGGCAGAAACTTTAGCAGCCAACAGTGACTATCTTGACCAAGTCTTGATTCAATATCGTACCGGTAAACGAGACGATTTAGCCTATCGCGTGGCACGTCGCCAAGCGCATAACGCGGATGCCAGACTGACCAATATTGTCACCGCCATGCTTGGCGAGCCTGAACGCCGCCGCTACGCCACCGATGCCAGCTTTCGCTTTTTGTGCCTCAGTCACGCACTGCTTAATTATATTTCGGCGCTCGGTGCCCATCGCGCACGAATTGAAGACAGTGAAGTCCACCTTTTCGTCAATCAAGCCCATGGTTCAATTCACCAAGCGCTTGATACTTTAGTAAAAAAAGTAGAAAAAAATGATCAAACCCTGTGCAGCCACTGCCTTCTTGATGCGAAACCTGATAATCTAGGGCACTTGAGTGAACAAGGTCAGCTGATCACCCAACAGCTTGAATTAATTCATCGTTTGCTACCTGAATTTGATCAATTAGTGAATCGTCTGATTCAAGTGACGCAAGGGCAATCACTCAACCAAACAACAGAGCAGAATCAAAAATAA
- a CDS encoding MurR/RpiR family transcriptional regulator — MNTLEKIQKHLDHFSKSERKVAEVILASPQTAIHSSIATLAKMADVSEPTVNRFCRRLDTKGFPDFKLHLAQSLANGTPYVNRNVEESDGPDAYTAKIFESTMACLDVAKNSLDTSQINRAVDLLTQAKKISFFGLGASASVAHDAQNKFFRFNIPIVFFDDVVMQRMSCINGGDGDVIVVISHTGRTKSLVEVARLARENGATVIGITAKNSPLDHECSLTITLDVPEDTDVYMPMASRVVQMTVIDVLATGFTLRRGPGFRENLKRVKDALKDSRFHKVEN, encoded by the coding sequence ATGAATACCCTAGAGAAAATTCAAAAACATTTGGATCATTTCAGCAAGTCTGAGCGCAAAGTTGCTGAGGTGATTCTAGCCTCTCCGCAAACTGCTATTCATTCCAGTATCGCAACACTCGCTAAGATGGCGGATGTCAGTGAGCCAACGGTGAACCGTTTTTGTCGCCGCCTTGATACCAAAGGCTTTCCAGATTTTAAACTTCATCTTGCGCAGAGCCTTGCCAATGGCACCCCTTACGTCAACCGCAACGTTGAAGAGAGTGATGGGCCGGATGCTTATACTGCGAAAATTTTCGAATCCACCATGGCGTGTTTGGATGTAGCCAAAAACAGCCTAGACACCAGCCAAATCAACCGCGCCGTTGACCTGCTGACACAAGCCAAGAAAATCTCATTTTTTGGTCTCGGTGCTTCAGCATCTGTTGCCCATGATGCGCAAAACAAGTTCTTCCGTTTTAATATTCCCATCGTCTTTTTTGATGATGTGGTGATGCAACGCATGAGTTGTATCAATGGCGGCGATGGCGATGTCATCGTGGTGATTTCCCATACAGGGCGCACCAAAAGCTTGGTTGAAGTCGCGCGTCTAGCTCGTGAAAACGGCGCCACTGTTATTGGTATCACGGCGAAAAACTCACCGCTTGATCACGAGTGCTCCTTGACTATCACCCTTGATGTACCGGAAGACACTGATGTCTATATGCCTATGGCCAGCCGCGTGGTGCAAATGACGGTCATCGATGTGTTAGCCACTGGCTTTACACTGCGCCGTGGTCCAGGATTTCGTGAAAACCTTAAGCGTGTGAAAGATGCGCTCAAAGACTCTCGCTTTCACAAAGTGGAAAACTAA
- a CDS encoding TetR/AcrR family transcriptional regulator, with the protein MTQQTKIHLLQVAEQLFASQGYSATSLRQLTAQAQTNLAAVNYHFGGKKGLIQAVLNRHFVIFIPELQSQLARLEQQQSASLDAIFGCFIPAFEAVAAQRPQALAHFIQLIGRGYAESQGHLRRYFTLQFGAVLHQFHALVANACPTVSANTLFLRLHFTLGAAAFTLLSSPALQAISENQFQQQLTIRQLLYALIPFLSQGMMAPSQPSFVTYP; encoded by the coding sequence ATGACCCAACAAACCAAAATACATCTGCTGCAAGTGGCTGAACAATTGTTTGCATCTCAAGGGTATAGCGCAACCTCTTTGCGACAATTAACGGCTCAAGCACAAACCAATTTAGCGGCTGTGAATTATCATTTCGGCGGTAAAAAAGGTTTAATTCAGGCCGTGCTGAATCGCCATTTTGTGATTTTTATTCCCGAGCTTCAATCGCAGCTTGCGCGCTTGGAGCAGCAACAAAGCGCGTCATTGGACGCGATATTTGGCTGTTTTATTCCAGCATTTGAGGCGGTTGCGGCGCAAAGACCGCAAGCACTGGCGCATTTCATTCAGTTAATTGGCCGAGGTTACGCCGAGAGTCAGGGCCATCTTCGTCGTTACTTTACTTTGCAATTTGGCGCTGTGCTTCACCAATTCCACGCGCTTGTTGCCAATGCGTGTCCCACCGTGAGTGCGAATACTTTGTTTCTTCGTCTGCATTTTACTCTCGGCGCCGCGGCCTTTACGTTGTTATCCAGTCCTGCCCTTCAAGCGATTAGTGAAAACCAATTTCAGCAGCAACTGACCATTCGTCAGTTGCTATATGCCCTGATCCCTTTTTTGAGTCAGGGAATGATGGCACCTAGCCAACCATCTTTCGTGACGTACCCATAG
- a CDS encoding Card1-like endonuclease domain-containing protein, which translates to MTTHIGILDADPVRLITPILDNGIPASRLILIGESKQLADFERMQAILVQRQVECEFFEISDTIRTSELQAQISVLAQRLMQSQDPVWFNASCGLRHRLLSAYEVFRSIQCPIYVVEPFTDAICWLYPQEMQQKQVQDHIQLADYLSIFGARCEIEEPNISAHDAQQLMLLCHAWANNALELGPGLATLNYLATTCRKEQVLSVELSEKQQGYRELAMLINDLMAAKLATYKQGMLTFRDEFARRFANGEWLETFVHGTVKKIQQVLPTIQDNSIGVQVYRQIGEKEVRNELDVAAIVNNKLHIIECKTKGMNQDGDDTLYKLESIRDLLGGLQARAMLVSFRPLRGHDMIRAEDLGLEIIGPEQLGDLEHLLHRWFVDARGQDFL; encoded by the coding sequence ATGACCACCCATATAGGTATTTTGGACGCCGATCCCGTTCGCCTAATCACCCCAATTTTAGATAATGGGATCCCAGCGTCACGGTTGATCCTGATTGGTGAGTCAAAGCAACTGGCTGACTTTGAACGCATGCAAGCCATCTTGGTACAGCGCCAAGTTGAGTGCGAATTTTTTGAAATCAGTGACACCATTCGAACCTCAGAGTTGCAAGCGCAAATCAGCGTACTGGCGCAGCGTCTAATGCAAAGCCAAGATCCCGTATGGTTTAACGCCAGCTGTGGTTTACGTCACCGCTTGCTATCCGCCTACGAAGTATTTCGTAGCATTCAATGCCCAATTTATGTGGTTGAGCCTTTTACCGATGCCATCTGCTGGCTGTACCCACAAGAGATGCAGCAAAAGCAGGTTCAAGATCATATTCAGCTTGCTGATTACCTTTCTATTTTTGGCGCGCGCTGTGAAATTGAAGAGCCAAACATCTCTGCGCATGATGCCCAGCAACTGATGCTGCTTTGCCATGCATGGGCCAACAACGCACTTGAACTTGGCCCTGGCCTTGCCACTCTCAACTACTTGGCGACCACCTGTCGTAAAGAGCAGGTTTTAAGCGTTGAGCTAAGCGAAAAGCAGCAAGGCTATCGCGAGCTTGCGATGCTGATTAATGATTTGATGGCCGCTAAATTAGCCACCTACAAGCAAGGCATGCTAACTTTTCGCGATGAATTTGCGCGCCGTTTTGCCAACGGTGAATGGCTTGAAACCTTTGTGCATGGCACCGTGAAAAAAATTCAGCAAGTCCTACCGACAATCCAAGATAACTCCATCGGGGTGCAGGTCTATCGCCAAATTGGCGAAAAAGAGGTACGTAACGAGCTGGATGTGGCAGCAATCGTCAATAACAAGCTGCACATCATTGAGTGTAAGACCAAGGGCATGAACCAAGATGGCGATGATACGCTGTACAAGCTTGAATCTATTCGTGATTTGCTCGGCGGCTTACAAGCACGCGCCATGCTGGTGAGCTTCCGCCCACTACGTGGCCACGATATGATTCGCGCCGAGGATTTGGGACTCGAGATCATTGGCCCAGAGCAGCTCGGTGATTTAGAACATCTGCTGCATCGCTGGTTTGTCGACGCTCGCGGACAAGATTTCCTATAG
- the folE gene encoding GTP cyclohydrolase I FolE, which yields MALSEAAQKVQQALLAKGLETPMQPNPLAREERKEKIEVHMREILQLMSLDLTDDSLMDTPKRVAKMYVDEIFSGLDYHNFPKITVIDNKMGVDEMVRVSDITMTSTCEHHLVTIDGKACVAYLPRKKIIGLSKINRIVRFFAQRPQVQERLTQQILVALQTLLETDDVAVSIDAVHYCVKSRGVMDATSQTKTTALGGIFKSNLATRTEFLQGHR from the coding sequence ATGGCATTGAGTGAAGCCGCGCAGAAAGTTCAACAAGCACTGCTAGCCAAAGGGCTAGAAACACCCATGCAGCCAAATCCTCTCGCTAGGGAAGAGCGAAAAGAGAAAATTGAAGTGCATATGCGAGAGATTTTGCAATTGATGTCTCTCGATTTGACCGATGACAGTTTGATGGATACGCCAAAGCGTGTTGCCAAGATGTACGTCGATGAGATTTTCTCTGGTCTTGATTATCACAACTTCCCAAAAATCACTGTGATTGATAATAAAATGGGGGTTGATGAGATGGTACGGGTGAGCGATATCACCATGACCAGTACCTGTGAGCATCACCTTGTGACCATTGATGGCAAAGCTTGCGTGGCCTATTTACCGCGAAAAAAAATCATTGGCTTATCTAAAATCAATCGTATTGTGCGCTTCTTTGCGCAGCGTCCTCAGGTGCAAGAGCGTTTGACGCAGCAAATTCTCGTGGCGCTACAAACCCTGCTTGAAACCGATGATGTGGCTGTGAGTATTGATGCGGTGCATTACTGCGTGAAATCACGCGGGGTGATGGATGCAACCAGCCAAACTAAAACCACAGCGCTTGGTGGTATTTTCAAGAGCAACTTGGCAACGCGCACTGAATTTTTGCAAGGTCATCGCTAG
- a CDS encoding acyl-CoA dehydrogenase, with translation MSQYRQRWLTQPVFRFFEKNLPPLSATETEAMEAGSVWWEGELFAGQPDWHQLHHYPAPVLSAAEQHFLDHEVETLLSMVDDYQITQDRDLPPEIWDFLKTHGFFALIIDPDFGGKGFSALANSTIVSRIATKSLSVAVTVMVPNSLGPGELLSHYGTQQQREYWLPRLAKGEDIPCFALTGPTAGSDAGSIPDRGVVCYGEYQGEQVLGVRLTWNKRYITLAPVATVLGLAFKMEDPDQLIGEETHLGITCALIPRSHPGVEMGDRHNPLGMAFMNGPTRGEDVFIPMDWLIGGQEYAGKGWRMLVECLSAGRGISLPALGAALGHLCARTTGAYSYIRQQFGHSIGVFEGVAEKIGHIGGTCYLLEAARTLTTTAIDLGEKPAVVTAIAKYHMTELARKVLNDSMDVHAGRAIQLGPLNYIGQAYFGMPVAITVEGANILTRNLMIFGQGATRCHPHVLPEIKAAALGEKKGLKHFDKIFVKHIQFSSKNLLMGLVNGLTRSRFNHAPVTGPTADYYRQLSRFSRALAVTSDWVMLALGGALKRKELISARLGDVLSHLYLGSAVLKHYEDQGSRKEDLPLVHYAMQYCLHQCAEAMHEMLRNFPAKGTALMLRVLLFPVGFHYAPPKDELLLEISQLLMKPGEQRDRLTHLCYHNMEKLDAVGLIDTCFIALYDAAPIERKIRLAVKSGQLTRLNDAFAQLEQAQEKGVINEREAQQLHQAYQLRMRAIQVDHFVDGFGADSARTPNMPLRKTS, from the coding sequence ATCAGCCAATATCGCCAGCGATGGTTAACGCAACCTGTGTTTCGATTTTTCGAAAAAAATCTTCCGCCATTATCGGCCACGGAAACTGAAGCGATGGAAGCGGGCAGTGTTTGGTGGGAAGGTGAGCTTTTTGCTGGCCAGCCGGACTGGCATCAACTGCATCATTATCCTGCGCCAGTATTAAGTGCTGCCGAGCAGCATTTTCTTGATCATGAAGTAGAAACTTTACTGTCGATGGTCGATGACTATCAAATCACGCAAGATAGAGATTTGCCGCCAGAAATTTGGGACTTTCTGAAAACCCATGGTTTCTTTGCACTGATTATTGACCCTGATTTTGGCGGTAAGGGATTTTCTGCGCTCGCCAATTCCACCATTGTCAGTCGTATCGCCACCAAGAGTTTAAGTGTTGCTGTGACCGTGATGGTACCAAACTCATTGGGGCCGGGCGAGCTGCTCTCTCATTATGGGACTCAGCAGCAACGTGAATATTGGTTACCGCGTCTTGCAAAAGGGGAAGATATTCCATGCTTTGCGCTCACAGGGCCAACAGCAGGCTCTGATGCTGGCAGCATTCCAGATCGCGGTGTGGTGTGTTATGGCGAATATCAAGGTGAGCAAGTACTGGGTGTGCGCCTGACATGGAATAAGCGATATATCACCTTAGCGCCTGTAGCGACTGTGCTAGGACTGGCCTTTAAGATGGAAGACCCAGACCAATTAATTGGCGAAGAGACGCATCTAGGGATCACCTGCGCGCTGATTCCGCGAAGTCATCCCGGCGTTGAAATGGGCGATCGCCACAACCCATTGGGGATGGCCTTTATGAATGGTCCAACTCGTGGTGAAGATGTGTTTATTCCCATGGATTGGCTGATTGGCGGCCAAGAATATGCTGGCAAAGGCTGGCGCATGCTGGTGGAGTGCTTATCCGCTGGCCGCGGTATCTCTTTGCCTGCTTTGGGTGCTGCGTTGGGTCATCTGTGCGCACGAACCACGGGTGCCTATAGTTATATTCGCCAACAGTTTGGTCACTCTATTGGTGTCTTTGAAGGGGTGGCTGAGAAAATAGGTCATATTGGTGGCACCTGTTATTTGCTAGAAGCGGCACGCACATTGACTACCACAGCCATTGATTTAGGTGAAAAGCCCGCTGTGGTGACGGCGATTGCTAAATATCATATGACCGAACTGGCGCGTAAGGTGCTCAATGATTCCATGGATGTGCACGCGGGTCGCGCCATTCAGCTGGGACCATTGAATTATATTGGTCAGGCCTATTTTGGGATGCCAGTGGCGATCACTGTGGAAGGGGCCAATATTCTCACGCGAAACTTGATGATCTTTGGTCAAGGTGCCACACGCTGTCATCCACATGTGCTGCCTGAAATTAAAGCGGCGGCCTTGGGTGAGAAAAAAGGGCTTAAGCACTTTGATAAGATTTTTGTAAAGCACATTCAATTTAGTAGCAAAAATTTGCTGATGGGATTGGTTAATGGCCTGACGCGAAGTCGCTTTAATCATGCACCAGTCACCGGACCCACTGCTGATTACTATAGGCAGCTCAGTCGTTTTAGCCGTGCGCTCGCGGTCACTAGTGATTGGGTGATGCTGGCTTTAGGTGGCGCACTGAAACGAAAAGAGCTGATCTCGGCACGTTTGGGTGATGTGCTTAGTCATCTCTATTTGGGCTCGGCGGTGTTAAAACACTATGAAGACCAAGGCAGCCGTAAAGAGGACTTACCCTTGGTGCATTACGCCATGCAGTATTGTTTGCACCAATGTGCTGAGGCGATGCATGAAATGCTGCGAAATTTCCCAGCCAAGGGCACTGCTTTGATGTTACGCGTACTGCTTTTCCCAGTGGGATTTCATTATGCGCCGCCGAAAGATGAGCTGTTGCTGGAGATCAGTCAGTTATTGATGAAACCGGGTGAGCAGCGCGATCGCTTGACTCATTTGTGCTATCACAATATGGAGAAGCTCGATGCTGTAGGCTTGATTGATACCTGCTTTATCGCGCTTTACGACGCAGCACCAATTGAGCGGAAAATACGCTTAGCCGTGAAATCAGGCCAGCTCACACGGTTGAATGATGCATTTGCGCAATTAGAGCAGGCGCAGGAGAAAGGGGTAATCAATGAGCGAGAAGCGCAGCAATTGCACCAAGCTTATCAGCTTCGCATGCGTGCCATTCAAGTGGATCACTTTGTCGATGGCTTTGGTGCAGACTCAGCAAGAACGCCCAATATGCCACTGAGAAAAACCTCTTAA